The genomic region ACAGGAGAACAACATGATCTGTGTGGGAATATGCAGAAGGGGCCAAGCTGCATGGTAGCCTCAATTTCTACAATTTAAATCAGTTTTAACTCCTGATTTCTGTATGATTCCTATTAAGTTGAATGTACATGTCCCATAACCCCCAATTAAATATTTATCAAAATTGTAATTTTCATACCTTGTTTCTAAGCTGGATGTAATTGTGGGTATAAAATAGAGGCCTAGTGAATAACCCAGCTACAGTTATCATGTCAGACTAGGCTACAACCTTTACACGCAAGTTAAATTGATCCTGTCTATTTATTTTCCTCTTCAAAAATGCCTGGTGGTCACACATTGATGATGGgttaagatcccagaaatgttccatagagttcaaataacagacacatctcaacaccaTCTGTtgagaggagactgcatgaatcaggccttcatggtcgaattgctgcaaagaagccactactaaaggaccccaataataagaagagacttgcttgggccaagaaagacgagaaatgaacattagaccggtggaaatctgtcctttggtctgatgagtccaaatttgagatttttggttccaactgctgtgtctttgtgagacacagagtaggtgaatggatgattaccgcatgtgtagttcccaccgtgaagcatggaggaggaggtgtgatggtgtgagggtgctttgctggtgacacggtctgtgatttatttagagttcactggcacacttaaccagcatggctaccacagccttctgcagcaatactccatcccatctggtttgcgcttagtgggactatcatctgtttcagcaggacaatgatccaaaacaactccaagctgtgtaagggctatttgacgtgAGATTAGACGAGATGCAGCTAGCTGATTGTTGAAAATAAGACAGCGGGCGGGGAAACACAAAGGCTAATTCAATAATTCCACTTATCAAAAGTTCCACATTCCGGTTAAGTAATATTAGAGTTTGGCATTCATAACAAACTATAGCAACATGTTACACTTTCTATGACACAGTTTCTTTTTCAGGAGGGATTGCCTTGTTTATTGGATCTGAGGCTTTGGTCGTTTTTGAAAAAAAGCAGAATGTCTCGGGCAACACAGCTTCCTAGGTTCCCCCAGAGACGCTCTATTGTCATGCTCAGGAAGCTTTCAGACCCTCAAGGTATAGGATAACACTTCTTTATATGCTCCTATAGATTTAGCAATACACCATTAGTGGTTGGTTGCTAGGTTCAGTTTTTCATATAAACTTGAATTAAACATTCAATGACAGTGCTTGCAATTAAAAACATCTTATTGTATCCCTAACACTTTCTCTGTCATTAAAACAGGTGCAGTCACTCTGAATGAGTGAGAATggtacagtacagcagagaagGGATTGGTTCCCCTGAGAGAGTTCCATTCTGCTGGAAGGCCGTGAGAGCCATTTTACTTCAGGACCGTGGGATTACACTACTGGGGTTGATGAAGGCTAGCACAAAGTCATGGAAATAAAGAAACAACCATTTAGCTTTTAAAATGTACATCTTAGCCTATATTATCTCGAAACTGTGTAATAATCACCTCACCTTGACAGAGGTAACTCAGATGCTAACATTAGACCTTCCTCTTAACCCcaagaagcctttttaaacacaACGTCCACAGGTAAAAAATGTCCGTATGACATTAAAACAAATACTCGATAGTTTATTGTTTACATGTTACAGTGTTCACTATAGCCTCGTGACTCAACATTCACCATAAAATAATTGATTGGTGGTGAAAAAAATCATGACAATTACATATTTGTGTTAACATAGAGTGGAAGAAAGCTGTATCCCCCATGCTCTGAACAGAACGGCAATCTATGAGCAACATGGAAGGCCAAAGCTAGGCCTAATTGGTGTAGGAACAGTGGTGTCAGAACTGACAGAGATTATCCCCACCTGGGTTGAAGTACAAAACATGGTCATGGGCAGGACAAAATGGAGTCAGTTGAGTGTGATCTCATGCCCAAAAATGGACAAAGAGGATTTGATAAGAAAATTTGATGTATTTTGTCTGTTCAGTTGCACTAACTAGTTACACCAATTAACAAAACAAAGTAATGTTTGACAAGCCAGATTGACCATTTGTTTTGACAATATCTCTTGTTACCATACATTTGAGTGAGGGGTACGCCTGTTTGGTTACaacaaagtaaaaaataataacattGGTAAATGTAGAAACAATCTCatcaataatttaaaaaacacagGTACCAAATAAATATTCATATCATTAGCAATATACAAAGTACTTCTCGCAGTTTACAGACAGTGCACTATCACATCATAAGTACATTTCAAAATAAATGTGTTcccatgtttttatttgttttctttttatGTTAGTTTGAAAAAGTGCTTTGCTGTATTTTTATTTCTCTGGAGCATACCACCACCTTGGTATATGTAAGAACTTGAATGATGGAGCATACCACCACCTTGGTATATGTAAGAACTTGAATGATGGAGCATACCACCTGCTTGGTATCTGTAAGCACTTGAATGATGGAGCATACCACCTGCTTGGTATATGTAAGCACTTGAATGATGGAGCATACCACCTGCTTGCTATCTGTAAGCACTTGAATGATGGAGCATCCCACCTGCTTGGTATCTGTAAGCACTTGAATGATGGAGCATACCACCTGCTTGGTATCTGTAAGCACTTGAATGATGGAGCATACCACCTGCTTGGTATCTGTAAGCCCTTGAATGATGGAGCATACCACCTGCTTGGTATCTGTAAGCACTTGAAGGATGTCCAGTTCTTACTCGAACTTGAAGCTGCTGATAAATGAAACGGACATGAAAAATAActgtacacatatatacatacgtTATTTATGATCTTTAAAAAGTTCCACAAGAACACAAAAACAACAGCAGGAAGAGATCCAGCTGTGTTGACTTTAGTCACATTCACACGTGTATGtacaaaacaaacacaaaaccTATCATCCTTTCATACTTGTGTAGTGGTAGATCTAACTTTAGATGTATGTGCCTGACTCGAATTCCCAGGCAAATCTTGTGTTGGTATTGCAATAGTTGTGGGGGATGGTTCGAGTTGCATCTATCTCAAGCAAGGATTATGACGGGAGCTTGTACAACGAAGTATAGCTTGCTGCCACTGACTGATCCAAGTGAAAATTTCTCCTTCTAAGATAGATATTTCAGTAAGTCCGTTTTTGGTCAGTTTCATGTGCCGTGAACTGGTGCTCCTCAGCGGGGAAATAGGGCCTACTGCTCTCAGGCAGTGGCGAGTGTCAGTCAGTCACCAGGCCTCTTGGTTCTGCCCTTTCTGCCCCGGTGTCTCCGTCTCCGGTGCTCAGCCCGGCCCATAGTGGGACTCTGCTGTCCAGCTGGAGGCCTCTGGCTGTCACGAAGCTTTCGCACCATCTCATGGTCCTTATTGCCTAGCACCCGAGGCAGGAAAAGGGAGGCTTTGTCAGTGCTGCGTGTCTTAAAGCCCCTCCTTGGCCGGCCTTTCCCATTGATGGACACATACCACTGCCTCTTGGCACTGGCTCGTCGTTTGCCACTGCCACCCACTGCAGGAGGCTGCAGGGTGGAGTGGTGTCGAGAAGCATATGTGTTGTAGCCCAGCTCATGAATCCGCTCCAGGAACTCACACTCCTGGTTGAACACATCCTGAAAGATAACACAATGTCAATCAACCTTTCATTAATGGCATTGGACCAATACTCAAATAGACCTGAATCTACGAGATCACAATTTCACATGAAAGCTATTCAATTAGGCCTCCTTGATTCACTGACATCtacatccatccacacacacacacacacacacacacacacacacacacacacacacacacacacacacacacacacacacacacacacacacctttgttttgctatccttgtgaggaccaaACAATTTATTCCCATtcaaaatacttttttccctaaccctaattctaacccaaaCCCCTAAGCCCAACATAGCAGTTTTCCTTGTGGGTATCAGCGAAATGTGAGGACTTTAAGGCCCCACAAagatagtaaaaccaaacacagacacccacacaaacacattccATGTGATTGATCATAATGCATTGCATTGATGATAGGTTGCTTCAAACTCTTGAGAACTAGAGCAGTGACCAATTAGTTGGAGCAGTCGCACAAGCCTCATATAAGATATGTTGTTTCGGGAAATCCCTACAGTCTGGTGCAGTTTTAGCAAGATAAACACCCCAATGGATAGATGGAATCAAATAGCCCTCCTTGTTACCCGAATCCTCTTAATGCATATCTAGGTATCTTGGCAAATGTGACAACACTTACCGAGGCGTATAGACGTCCTTTATCATTCATGGCCAGATACCTCCCGGAAAATATCCCCTTTATCGCTACCACTCCAACATCCACTGCTGTGATCTCCATGATGCCTGTGAAGATGAGACCAAATGTTATGCATTGATGCATTCTGAAGAACGTTTACGTCGAGCTATAGTAGACTATAGGAGTAGTAGTGCTGTCCTTCATGACGCTATCATTTGGATGACGTGGAGAGGCTTCGCGGTTCTCGGGCTCCATTACGCACAGAAACACGTTGGGCTTTATCATGATAATAAACGTTATGCGTTTTGGTTAAGTGTCGGATGTAGAAACACAACGTCTATGAAATGTTAATAAAAATAGCTTTACTGTGTATCTTTTTTTCATTGTTGGTTGCAATGTCATCACAAAAGTTACATTTCTCACAAATAACTTGGATAAATTAAAATCTAATTGGATGTTTAGAAGTTGTAAGAtgaaaaaatattacatttgggTTTATTTGCTCTATCGTCACCCATTGATTAGTCTATGTAGGGTATTCAGTGGTTTCAGATAATCGTCATTGATTGGATAAATACATCCGCTACGACCCAGCTTTTGTGTCTCTCATAGTCTGTTAATTATGATGTTCATATGTAAAATAGGCCTCATTTTAGTGTTTGGGTTTGGCTAATGGGCGCTCTATTGCCTGATAAGTGACTATGCCTAAGTGTTTAAATACAACAGTTAATACGTGTCCTCTGGTCACGTTTTCAAAGATATACAAACATGATTACACTGCCCAAGTCAAATGTGCAAGAGGAAACCATTCAGTATACCAATTATCTGTGAACACCGTAATTGTGACCCTGATGAAGTAGCCTAGGGGGCAGTTTATGTGGGGAACAGTGGGAAGCGATCCGTTTGGTATATATTGCATGACATGTATGACAGTTTACCTACCGGTGTTGTCGTCTATATGATCTACTGTACCCCATAGGCGAATACCGTTTTATAAAGAGCATGCCTGACCTAATGCAGCTATGAATGAAAATATAGTCCAAATCGCATGGAATGATAATTCCAGCGCCACACAATTAAAACATAAATTATTAAATTCAACAGATATTTCCGTTATAAATAAGTTTTTCAAATGCTTATGAAACAGTGTTCTTTAACCACATGAAATCttcaatataaaataaaatatatacgcTCTTAGAAAAAAAAAGGTTCTGTATAGAAACAAGAAGGGTTATATTGCGTACGTCATATATTATGGTACCCTAAAGattctatatagaacccttttatAGGGTTCTTTGACCAGAACCCCGGAGGGTCTTCACTCAAACAAAATTGGTTCGATATAGAACCCTTGGTTCTTGGAAGAACCTTAAGGGGTGCCATATATAAAGCAAGCATATAACCATGTTTGGTTCTATCCATAACCTTTTTTTCTACGTGTAGGCTACACATATAAAGGAAATACAACATTTATTATAGCCTATACTTACTAAATTGGTTGTTTTCCTCAAGAGAACCGTCTATTTTCCCGCTTGGATGTATTTGCAAATGATATTTAGTTGCACAGTAAAGTTTTCTGCATCTTGGTGCTCCTCCGAGGTGCTCGTAGACTCCACCGCGTCCCCCAGCATCTCGCCGCTGCCTTGGGTCACACGCCTGGCCCCTGGCACAAGGCGCCCCTGAAGTCCTAGCAAGCCTCGGAGACAGATAATCCTGCTTGCTTTGGTCCAAGAAACTCAGCAACAACAGGAGCTGAATTATAACCATTGTGGCATGGCTGTATATCGTATGATTCTGACAAGAATGGATAGAAATGGCCTCCGGGGTCCCATTAAAGAGTTGGCGTATGCCTTTGCCGTAGTGTTGGCAAAACGTAATGATCCTGCCCACGAAACATTGGCACGCAGATGTGTTCCTCTGCCGTCTCTTTATCTGAAGTGATCTGGTGAAGCCGTGGTCGATTAGGGCCGGTGCGTTGACAACAGTGTGGTCTCGTCCTGGCGGTTGTCGTCTCCTTTGCTCTCCCTACAGTGGACTGTAAAAACTTATGGATACTACAAGGAGCCTATCGTGAGATTTCGCTGATCGACAGCGTGCACAGATCTAAAAGAACCTTCCAGTGACAATAGCCTTAACTCCGACCAATTGATACAAAGGAAAGGGGGAGGCAAGGTCTTGCGTGAATCAAGAGAGTGCAGCGTGGATAAAATTACACAGCATTACACACAGTGGCTTATTGCGGAAAACCGCATCACAAAGAGCGAGCCATCTGATGGCAGTTTCCCTCTGAACTCTTCTTTTGAAATATCCCAAAGACCAAATTATACACTGTGGTTTAAGACATGTGCGCCTATCCAAGTGCCCTATCAATTCAGTTTAACAGGTTAAGGTAGGagtcttaaacaaaacaaaacatgtgGGTCGTGGCTCAAAGATAGGGTTATTTGAAACATCTGCAAACTTTTATATAATTTAAATTATCCTAACCAAGCACTCCCAGGGATCAGTAAACCAACTTTTAGGGTCTAGTTTCTTTCGCCTATTAGGTCCATATTAAAATAGTGTCTCACATGATATTATAAATTAGGCTACGGGTTGTCTAAGTGGTTTGAtagattacatgtaactgatCATTTCAGAGCATTTCATTTGTTTATTTTCATAATTATGTTACATTTCAGACTTTTTCCTATTTGATTTTGATCAGATAATCTAACCAGCCTAACATATATGAGGTGTTTCCACTATCACACTCTCAAatagttgaaatgtatttatttaaatattAATTTCAGTCATTTTTAGGGTGGTCCAAATATCTCAGAGTGACTGTTCTACCAATTTATTAACGCTAGCAGGTGTCATTAAAGATTACGaaataaatatattattataAGCTTTAGTATTTTTTAATTTGCCCGAATCTTTCTTTTGGTGAGATCGTTTCACAACGGAATCTTCAAGCAATGTGCCTCTGATGGAGAGCATCGCCTATCTCCAATAAGGCATGAAACGCACGGGGACGGAGCGTGGCAAGCCACAGAACATTTTTAGGGAATCTTCCTTTTGTCACAGACGGGTATCCTCAGAACTTCAAATCATTACCATCCCGGAGAGCAAACCGTTAAATTCACTACTGACCTCAAACTATCGACTTGTTTTTCTATAATCAAAAGATGAAAAGTTTATTCGCCATGATACATTTCCAGCATATTTGAACAAGCAGAGAAGCACCATTATTGGCATTAAGCCAATGTTTGAGTCCCAGTGCTCCACAATTGTATTGTCTCCTCCTGCACAATATGCGCATTCATTCCTCTGTCTGAGATTGTGAAATCCTAGGCTATTCTAATCCTAATATTAAGGCTCAGGCTATGTTGCAGCCGGTGGGCGGAAGAGTAACACGGAAATTACTACTGCCTAAATTGCTTCCATCTTGGTCACATTATGGTTACCATTCTCGTAATTAGCACCATCTACACATCTCTCTGCCCTTTG from Salvelinus fontinalis isolate EN_2023a chromosome 35, ASM2944872v1, whole genome shotgun sequence harbors:
- the LOC129834967 gene encoding fibroblast growth factor 3-like, giving the protein MVIIQLLLLLSFLDQSKQDYLSPRLARTSGAPCARGQACDPRQRRDAGGRGGVYEHLGGAPRCRKLYCATKYHLQIHPSGKIDGSLEENNQFSIMEITAVDVGVVAIKGIFSGRYLAMNDKGRLYASDVFNQECEFLERIHELGYNTYASRHHSTLQPPAVGGSGKRRASAKRQWYVSINGKGRPRRGFKTRSTDKASLFLPRVLGNKDHEMVRKLRDSQRPPAGQQSPTMGRAEHRRRRHRGRKGRTKRPGD